The following nucleotide sequence is from Zea mays cultivar B73 chromosome 1, Zm-B73-REFERENCE-NAM-5.0, whole genome shotgun sequence.
gaacatgagtacaaagttgaattttagtacagcttatcaccctcagactgatggacagactgaaaggactaatcaagtattggaagatatgttgagagcatgtgcccttcagcatggaggaagttgggataagagtctaccttatgctgagttttcgtataataatagttaccaggccagtctgaagatgtcaccttttgaagctttatatgggaggaagtgcaggactcctttgtattgggatcagactggagagagacagttctttgggcctgaattgattcaagaagcagaagaacaagtccgtataattcgagagaatttgagagtggctcaaaccaggcaaaagagttatgctgataatagaagaaggccactggaatttgaagaaggagattatgtgtacctcaaggtgtcaccactgcgtggaatgaggagattcaaagttaagggcaaattgtctcctcgctatattggaccattcttgatctttaggagagttggagagatggcctaccaacttgagttacctgctagtctatcagatgtgcataatgtgttccacgtgtctcaacttaagaagtgtctccgtgttcccgaggaacagttacccatggaagagctcagtgttcaaggtgatttgacttacacggagtacccgattaagattttggatactttgactcgagttacgaggaataaggtgataacgatgtgcaaagtccaatggagccaccacggtgaagatgaagcaacttgggaaagagaagaagagcttcgcatcgattttccccaccttttctctagttcttcttaaatctcgaggacgagattatttttaaggggggtaggatttgtaatatccACTTTGTAATTGGTTAGAAATAATAtcgatagagaaacaatttctctttatgtgggttgacctttatgcatcatgctggttttcATGTTTGTGTGCATCTTGTGACGATATAAAAATCAtatgaaaagaaatatattaatacccaaaggggaatttaagatttaaaaagggaattctagaaacttgagaaaagagaaaacaacatTAAACAAATGAGGTAAAATAAAATGTATAAATAAGAATATATTTATGTACTAAAAAAATTGAATTTTGATACACTTTGATCATCAAGGAATCTCAaaacaaatttaaattcaaatgtgAATTCTAAAAAAAAGGGGAAAAGAAATCaggaaaaaggaaaggaaaaGAAGTCTGTTGGGCTGGATTCACCTGCGCTCGGCCCAAACCACCTCCCACCTCATTACCGCACGGCCCGGCTCCACTCTGCGGCGCCGCCATGTGGGGCCCCCTGGTCAGTCGCTTGGCGCGTTTTCTCGACTAGCATGTCACCGCCAGGTGGGCCCGCCATGTCATCCCCGACCTCCGGTAAAATCGCGCTGCGCCGCAGCGGAACTCCGATTTTGTCGCGCGCGTTCAAGATCGGGCGGGGGTTTCCGGGTCCACGGCATCTATATCTATGCCCGTCCTCCCTGGAGTCGCTAATCGCCCTGTCGTTCACGCGAAGGCGTCTCCATCCGCGCCGCCACAACCGCAGACAAAGCTATCCGCGCTGCCACCATCAATCCTCGCCCCATTGACGCACTGCCCCGGGGTTAGAGCCCTGCACCTCGCGTAGTCGTGTGGAGTGTGTGCGCGGAGCCAATTGAGCTTGGAGCGTCGTCCTGACTCAAGACGTCGCCGCCAGTGTCCCCTTTTCCGCCGTGGTGCGTGGTCACGGCCTCCGACATCGAGTCTTCAGGTAATAAGCAGTTCCGATAGTCCGTTTTCGCGTATGGATCGCGTAAGACCAATTAGAAGTTTGATCGAAGCCCCTGTTCGCTGATTGGCCGCACTCCGGCGAGGCTCCGCCGTGCGCTGGGCGCCGCCGTGTTCTGCGTGAGCCGGGGAAGGAAGACCTTATGCGCGCCGTTGGATGTGTGTCGGACGGCTAGGATTTGGTAGATGATAGAGTTCGGTCAGAACCAATATCCACCGTTAGATCCTGTGTGGACGACCGCGATTAGTTCTGCGCATACCCCTTCGTTTCATTAAAACTGTGCCGTCGATTTTAGATCCAGTGGTCATGTATGCGTACCGGTTCGGGGATCTAATCTCGCGCGTTCACCCTTGATCGCACGGCCGTGATCGCAAGATACCCTTTCGGCTAGCGTATTATGCAAAAGAAACCCTCTGTTATTTTagtatcaacccgccgtccatagcCACTATACCCTGTGTCTTAGGAAACTTACACCGAGAGCCCCCTGTGCTTTCAaggaaatgaggcccagtccagaacataataaaatcagagaaattaatttataaaaggatttttaatagaaaataattgctagaacttcaataattcatagaaaattcatactaactccaaattaatccattccagttcctaaaattttgtaattctgttgtctatcacttagagcctctgttttatcatgaaaacagtaagaaaattaatcccacacttaatcctattttaaacacataaaacctttgaaaatccataacttaaaatctataactccaaaaattatgattcctgttcctagaattttattttaatatgtagaatatctctatgtattttgtttatatgtttggtgtaatgttaatttctctatatacactgtgcttgtttgtattgtggcgagtagaagaacccgttgctgaggatcctggtgagcagcaggttgaagtagctgagcaggagctcattgaaggcaagttgtgcccttgaccactttttacccaataatgttctttaatatcacttatccatgcataggttaattttgatgggacccaataggtcaccctagattgtttatctcattaccttgtttacccctgaatcacttgggtagtttgctattgctttatatggttttgggataatcatttattacctctatgttccaattcttgttgttattctgtttatgttcatgttgttatcattaatgttaattggaacatagagcttaacttgagaaccacgtgccaccacaagggtttaatgggacgcccttggctgattaactaggaaagctagtggaagactaccttacccgaaaggggcaagggcagtaggggagaggtcagtgtggggaggtccctggttgattttgctgcgatggcggtcagccaggaaccctgtactggatcttcccataaactgtagcgggttttcggaagctagtggaactttgtaaaggcctcgtagtgttgccctgtcgcgcttcctaggtagaggtgtatgggattcatgaccccttggcagatgggtaacatgacttgtgggtaaagggtacaacctctgcagagtgtaaaactggtatactagccgagctcacggtcatgagcagctcaggactctctgatgtttaaattatgaaacttaaattcaattttgtcatttgcattgcatgggtttattattaattttgttctattacttcatttaaggtttggtatttacttacacttagtaactgctaataaaattttgaccaactacttaaaagcaatgctcagctttaacccctatcattgatcagccttacacttcacatgagctcccacctttggtgagttcatgtcacattattccccacaacttgttgagcgatgatcatgtgtgagctcacccttgctgtctcacccccccccccacaggagatgatcaggtggttcaggaggagccgcctaacactgaggagttcgatctgatctaggtggcgtttcccagtcgacattggcgccaacgatccttagttcgtgttataattatcttttatttttgtaagtcttccgctatgtaataaatactctgatgttttatgacatttatctctatacactctgttattatatatgttgtcttcttggcgcatgtatgagatgcacccggctttgtcctttaaaaccgggtgttacacctaccccgaatcgactcgggtcacggagaacaagaccggcgtctcgtccggccagctccgccagaggggcaatgatggcgctccacgagctctatgacgacggcggcccccagctctcttacggcagcaggacaacgtcagcagggactcgaccgctccaacagctgtccctccatcaggctccgccgcaccaccgatagccacgacatcacgccagcaggatgcccagatctctccggctgccacatcggcatgtacctagggcactagctctccctccgctagacacgtagcactctgctacatccccattgtacacctgggtcctctccttacgactataaaaggaaggaccagggccttctcagagaaggttggccgcgcgggaccgaggacgggacaggcgctctcttggggccgctcgcttccctcacccgcgtggacgcttgtaacccccctactgcaagcgcacctgacctgggcgcgggacgaacacgaaggccgcgggacttccacctctctcacgctcggctccggccgcctcgcctctcccccctccgcgctcgcccacgcgctcgacccatctgggctggggcacgcagcacactcactcgtcggcttagggacccccctgtctcgaaacgccgacaaatacttCATCTAAAATTCGTTTTAGATTTTTAGTTGATTTATATAATAATTAATGTATGTGTTTTGCATATGTGTCTGGATTCATTAGAATCTCTTTAATTGTATATATAAAAACTAAGAGCTAAAGCTAATACTAATTTGTGATAGAGCGAGTATAAAATGATCTCAAGCTGGCGAGTGGCATAGCCCACAACCAGCCCAATGTCTTTCATGCAGCTAGGCTGTCTTCTTTAAACGGCCCAGTTATACCTTACAGTATTGGACCGTGTGCTAGTCTGCGGGAAACGGAATGAAAACTGAAAAGAGCGCTCAGCACATCACCCCGTCCCCTTTAATTGCCGCATAATTCTGAAAAAAAAAAGAACAGTTTGTCCCTTTAATAGAAGAGACTAAAATTTAAAGTGAGAACAGCACGAGACTGAACAAAACAAAAACCACATGCGACGAGCAACTAGATGATCTCTGTTGCGTTACGTTTTTGGATTGTCCGAGTTGTGTAATAATCTTAAATTAATCTCGCTGAATATTCGTCACCTGAACGGAGGCTGTCGCCAGCTGTGAGGAGTCGAGGTCCATCATCAGCTAGACAGCAACTGCAGTTCTATAATGTAACGTTGAGCGAGGTGCATGCATGTATCGATTAATTAAATTTTAGAAACTTAACGTAGCGAAGAAAGGGGAGCAATGCACGTACTGACGACAGGGTTAGGATCGCGTGAGAATGGAATCAAATCTGAAAGCTGTAAGCCATAGCCTGGACGATTTTTTAAATATCTAGTACTCTCTCTCTCCTGTACGCGGTTGACTTGTTTTGAAAACTTTAAACACTTGTcttatttaaaatatttattcGTAAATGTAAAATTTGAAATCACGTTTAAACAACATTAAGTGATAAAAAACTCATAACAAAATAAATTATAATTTGTAATTTTTTAATAAAATAAGTGatcaaagttttttttaaaaaatcaacAATATCATAATGTTATATATTTAAGAACGGAGATAATAATAATATCGAACAGCTAGCACGCAGGAAAAAAGAAAAGTCGTCTGTGCTGCTGCGATTGGATGGGAGAGGAAGAGAATATACTATAGTTGAATTGAAGATTCAGAGCGTACGTACGGTGGGTGTGTGAGCACGTAAGCCGATTACGACCTGCCAAAGCCAGAGCCAGGTGAATCGAATCTGACTCTGCGCAAGCACCTCCGATTAATAGCTGGGCTTGCGTATGTCAGCTCGTATTCGTATAGTTTACAACTACGTCATAAACATGGGTGATCTTTTCTATAAGATTTTAAACTTAAATTGGTTTGATCAGAGAAGAACTGCTCTTTTTTCAAACCGTAGCAAAACTAGATACGGAGCCCTGTCGGTTAAGCGCTATACACCGTTTGACTTTGTACTTCACAGATCAGTCAGTGAGCTAGTTGGACAAGCAGGACAATATATAAATTCGAATGCAAGAATCAACGATCTTATTAGCTTGTCGGCGCCGCACCTTGGGCGTGGTATACGTCATTTGAAATGCAAACGTGAGTAGCTAGTAGCTACTGTGGCGTCACAAAAAAAAACTTGAGGCATCTCTCCTAACCCCTCCGGCGCCGTTTTCGTTGAGGTTATTATTGTAGCTATCATGCACTGTCACGCTTGCGTCACTACTACGTATGTGAATTCTACTACTGAATCTTTGGAACCAATACTTACGACAGAAAATGGGTATATACTATGTAATATGAAACTATATTACACGACagacattttattttatttttgtgtgtGAAACTTGCATCAATTTTAATTTGACTAACCTTTAAGATATATCGTTATTGGAGAGTGTACAGTACATTATTAGCCATATTCGGAGTAAAATAATCTAAGAAGAAAATGCTCTCTTCTCATATGGTATACTGTAGTGCGCGGTACCGGCAGAATCCCCGTTTATATAGAGCACTAAATTAAAGCATGCTTGGAAGTACGAGTACGCATGACCAGAATGGCGCATCTACCAATCGGCTCATTACACCATGGCAAGCTgcaaataaaaaataatatataaTAGAGAGGAAATCAAACTCTATTGATCGGATAGAGAGACGCCAGCCACCAGCAGTCCAGTTGATGGTAAGCTTCCTTTAATTTGCAGACACATATGACGGGAACATTTTTGGTGTAAACAAATCCTTCCGTACAACCGTGTCAATTTTTAATCTGAGCCACATGATGATGATTTAAAGGGACGCGCGAGAGTGGATAATTTCGCAATTAACCGTCCGCTCCTAATCACACTTTTGCAAATCTCTCCTCTCACCCCGCGCTCGCTCTCTCGGATCAACATCATGTGACCCAGATTAGAAGTTTTCACGGTTGCACAGAAGGGTTGGTTTGCACCAGCAGATATGTTCTCCACATGAGACCCAGAGTGAAAAAAAATCACTAAAACATTAACTACCCTAAAAACAACAGATCTATTAATGAATTAGATAGACTTTAGCTAGAGATTAATAAATCCTATTACCTCATTAACTCTTCAACACCTCCAATAACTGCTAATATATGGGGCCTAAATTTTCACTGGCAGCGTTAGTACACGTACACTTACTTTTAGGTAAACGTCTAGCCGAGGTAGAAAAGCAGTAATCACACAGAAAAGTGTGAAAAGATGGCCATGGTCATGGACCTACAGTACGCCACACACCCGACAGCGACAGGCAACGAACTCCAAAACATGTTTATTACCGACACAAAGGTCCAAAAGATGTCAAAGGTTTGCACCGCTAGATTTACCCGGAGAAGTTTCTCCGGACTCCGGGCCCCGCAAAGTTATTTTTTTTCTGGCTTTAGATTTTTTTAGTTATTATTTTTTTCAAGAAAAGAGAGGAATTTATTATGGACGTAGTAAAAGTATTCGCTAGAGATAGAGATTATTAGAGGTAGTCGCAGTGTTGCACGCTGGCCACTAACTTCACCTCACCGCACTCTATATAGCTGCCAAGCTTGACCGCAGCTTACCCAGCCCAATAAGCAGCGAGAGAGGGTCGTCGAGGTCGTCGTCTCTAGCTAGCTgctaagagagagagagagagagaggtataCGTAGGACCGCCGGCAACTAGCTAACTAACATGTCGTCGTCGTCCGGGACGACGATGCCGCTGGCGTACCAGACGTCGGCGTCGTCTCCCGAGTGGCTGAACAAGGGCGACAACGCGTGGCAGCTGACGGCGGCGACGCTGGTGGGGCTGCAGAGCTTCCCGGGTCTGGTGGTCCTGTACGGCGGCGTGGTGAAGAAGAAGTGGGCCGTGAACTCGGCCTTCATGGCGCTGTACGCGTTCGCGGCGGTGTGGATCTGCTGGGTGACCTGGGCCTACAACATGTCCTTCGGCGACAGGCTGCTGCCGCTGTGGGGCAAGGCGCGGCCGGCGCTGAGCCAGGGCGGGCTGGTGGGGCAGGCCGGCCTCCCCGCCACGGCGCACCACTTCGCCAGCGGCGCCCTGGAGACCCCGGCCGCGGAGCCGCTGTACCCGATGGCCACGGTGGTGTACTTCCAGTGCGTGTTCGCGGCCATCACCCTGGTGCTGGTCGCCGGGTCGCTGCTGGGCCGGATGAGCTTCGCCGCGTGGATGCTGTTCGTGCCGCTCTGGCTCACCTTCTCCTACACCGTCGGCGCCTTCTCCGTATGGGGCGGCGGGTTCCTCTTCCAGTGGGGCGTCATCGACTACTGCGGCGGCTACGTCATCCACCTCTCCGCTGGCTTCGCCGGGTTCACGGCAGCCTACTGGGTCAGTCGATCGATCGACCGATCATCTGCTAATAATGCATGCGTGCAGCGCGCAGTGTTCATCAGTGAACTGAACTCGTAtatgcctgcaggtggggccccgGGCGCAGAAGGACAGGGAGAGGTTCCCGCCGAACAACATCCTGTTCACGCtcaccggcgcgggcctgctgtgGATGGGGTGGGCCGGCTTCAACGGCGGCGGGCCGTACGCCGCCAACGTGGTGGCGTCCATGTCGGTGCTCAACACCAACATCTGCACCGCCATGAGCCTCCTCGTCTGGACCTGCCTCGACGTCGTCTTCTTCAAGAAGCCCTCCGTCGTGGGCGCCGTCCAGGGCATGATCACCGGACTCGTCTGCATCACGCCCGCCGCAGGTCACCATGCATGCATCATGCGTCGTTTCTCTCGTTTCCTTGTCAAAAAATTTCACCTCCTCGATCAATCGCCCGCCCGGTTGGTGTACCTCCTCTCCGTACATGTGCGATGAACGCAACCGCGTGCTCGCTCTCTAGCTGGCTAGATTCTCTTATTAGGGTACGGTGGTGGACTAGTATGCAAACTACGGCGCTGAATGGTTGACTTTGAATTCAAAATACAAATGGTTCTCTGGTTGCCATCACAGTTCCGTCAGAAATCAGGAATCTCTTGTGTGCCAGCTACTTTGTCCTAGCTACAGTACCTTCTTAAGTTGCCTTCTAGAAGTCAGTTAACTAAAGTCAATTTTTTGTCTCCGTTTTTACCTTTCATTTGCACACAAAGTGCTTGTGGACAAAGGTACAATTAATTATGACACTGGACGCACACGTACGTTCACACTTCACTGTCTGCTGTACTGTCGATCAATCGGCATTATATATATAGTATCACATACAATAATCACGCATAATTTGTGTAGTAATATTATTAATTATTAATGGGGATTTTCCTGGTCTAGTTGATCTTCCCTGCCTGCCGACGATctaccatgcatgcatgcagaaTGATCTGACGACGGCACGGTATGCATCCATCAATCCATGCATGCAGGGCTGGTGCAGGGGTGGGCGGCCATGGTGATGGGCGTGCTGGCCGGCAGCGTGCCGTGGTACACGATGATGATCCTGCACAAGCGGTCCCGGCTGCTGAAGCACGTGGACGACACGCTGGGCGTCATCCACACGCACGGCGTGGCGGGGCTCCTGGGCGGCCTGCTCACGGGGCTCCTCGCCGACCCCACCCTGTGCGCGCTCTTCCTGCCGGTCACCAACTCCAAGGGCGCCTTCTACGGCGACGGCGCGCAGCTCGGCAAGCAGCTGGCGGGCGCGCTCTTCATCATCGGATGGAACGTGGCCGTCACCTCCATCATCTGCGTCGCCATCAACGCCGTCGTCCCGCTGCGCATGACCCAGGACAAGCTCGAGGTCGGCGACGACGCCGTCCATGGCGAGGAGGCGTACGCGCTCTGGGGAGACGGCGAGCTCTACGACGTCACCGACCACGGgccacgcgccgccgccgccgtcgcgcccATGTCCACGCCCCCGAATTGAAATAGCTGCGAGAACCTCCTGTgcgtccatccatccatccatccatccatccatccatccatcgcgTGTTGATAACCACCGTTCATTGTGAAAAATACCAAGTGCAcgagctagctagctagtaggCCTTGCTGTTCCTCCTCTTCTTAATCCAACATCGCATGTACTGTACATTGCTGTGTATGTGAACGTCGCATGTAGTGTGCATTGCCGTCGCATGAAAAAGACGGCATACCGAAGAATCAGTCAACAAAAGCTTCCTTGTTTCCTCGTCCTTGTGCAGTTTTGCACTAGTTTTGGATTGTTACCGAGAATCAGGATAGTTATGATAACAGTAATGGGATATATGCAGATCTGTTCCTATTGATGAGCTGGTTTTTTAAGGCTTTGCTCAGAGAAAGGACGGAAGTTAATGGCGCCGGGTATGGTGTAATAGGAGTCCCGTATAGTTCCTCACCCTTGTCATCCTCGAGTGCATCTAGTGTTAGAGCGCCGCCGCGATCGTTTCATAACAGCTTAGACAATTAAATTTATGTGTGTGTTCTGGATCTGGATGTTGTGTTCGATGGGTCTAAGATTTATATTGGTTGGGACAGAACGTCTCTACATCTAGTCTTCGACGTCTCGTCCTACCGGAATCTTGTTGCTTAATATTCGTAGTAAGGATTACAAGCAGTGGCGGACGCAGGACAAAATTTCAGGTGGAGCGATAACGTAGGAGACAAATCAATATACTATACCATTTGATAAAAATAGTTCTATGATAATAACATGGAGATTAAGTAATAATATGAGTAGTGTTCTAGAATAACATGAATACCGAAACTTTATTTTGGCCACCCTAAAGGAGATTTGGAGAGAACAAATGGGTGAACCGGCGGGGACTG
It contains:
- the LOC123653338 gene encoding ammonium transporter 3; this translates as MSSSSGTTMPLAYQTSASSPEWLNKGDNAWQLTAATLVGLQSFPGLVVLYGGVVKKKWAVNSAFMALYAFAAVWICWVTWAYNMSFGDRLLPLWGKARPALSQGGLVGQAGLPATAHHFASGALETPAAEPLYPMATVVYFQCVFAAITLVLVAGSLLGRMSFAAWMLFVPLWLTFSYTVGAFSVWGGGFLFQWGVIDYCGGYVIHLSAGFAGFTAAYWVGPRAQKDRERFPPNNILFTLTGAGLLWMGWAGFNGGGPYAANVVASMSVLNTNICTAMSLLVWTCLDVVFFKKPSVVGAVQGMITGLVCITPAAGLVQGWAAMVMGVLAGSVPWYTMMILHKRSRLLKHVDDTLGVIHTHGVAGLLGGLLTGLLADPTLCALFLPVTNSKGAFYGDGAQLGKQLAGALFIIGWNVAVTSIICVAINAVVPLRMTQDKLEVGDDAVHGEEAYALWGDGELYDVTDHGPRAAAAVAPMSTPPN